A single genomic interval of bacterium harbors:
- a CDS encoding Fe-S-containing hydro-lyase, producing MSDVIKLTTPLRDEDVEKLRIGQKVFLNGVVYTARDAAHKRLMDLIQARQPLPIDIRGQVIYYVGPSPAKPGRPIGSAGPTTSYRMDAYAPKLMELGLKGMIGKGKRAQEVIQAMVRYKAVYFGATGGAGALLARSVLEAQVVAYEDLGPEAIRRLVVKDLPVMVVNDVLGQDLYEEGVRRYAR from the coding sequence ATGAGCGATGTCATAAAACTCACAACACCCCTTAGAGACGAGGATGTGGAAAAGCTTCGCATAGGCCAGAAGGTTTTCCTAAACGGGGTTGTGTACACGGCCAGGGATGCAGCCCATAAGCGTCTCATGGATCTGATTCAAGCCCGACAGCCACTGCCCATAGACATAAGAGGGCAGGTGATCTATTACGTGGGCCCGAGCCCTGCCAAGCCTGGCCGTCCCATAGGTTCGGCCGGGCCTACTACCAGCTACCGCATGGATGCCTATGCCCCCAAACTCATGGAACTGGGCCTCAAGGGCATGATCGGTAAAGGGAAAAGGGCCCAGGAGGTCATCCAGGCCATGGTGCGTTACAAGGCCGTTTACTTTGGTGCCACAGGAGGAGCAGGAGCCTTGTTGGCCCGTTCCGTGCTGGAGGCTCAAGTGGTGGCCTATGAGGATCTGGGGCCTGAGGCCATACGCAGACTAGTGGTCAAAGACCTTCCGGTGATGGTGGTAAACGACGTGCTGGGGCAGGATCTTTACGAGGAAGGGGTGCGCAGATACGCCAGATGA
- the sdhA gene encoding succinate dehydrogenase flavoprotein subunit: protein MEFHRHDVVIVGAGLAGLFAGLYTSREFDTAVVSKVYPIRSHSGAAQGGCAASLGNMMEDRWEWHMYDTVRGSDYLGDQDAQEIVCREAPLVIYECEHLGVPFSRTPEGKISQRPFGGHFSDFGKGPQKRACHAADRTGHVQLHTLYETCVKQDVRFYSEFFTLQLIFAENGACRGIVAWDLRRGGMHVFHAKAVLLATGGYARAWKVTSNSHANTGDGLSLVLRSGLPLEDMEFVQFHPTGLYPSGILVTEGARGEGGYLLNDKAERFMERYAPQKMELAPRDVVSRSIQTEIDEGRGIGGKNFVHLDVRHLGEAKIMEALPQIHELALKFTGVDCLKEPIPILPTAHYSMGGIPTNTQTQVLKNSAGDIVEGLFAAGECACVSTHGANRLGTNSTLECCVFGRRAGISMLKYLREDPCLPDLPQDAADQSIERVEGLLESKGSESAAQIREILQSTMTEKMGIFRREETMKECLAKIKELQERYKKIGLQDRGRVFNTELMEAIELGSMLDFVEPIVVGAIARKESRGAHFRKDYPKRDDQNWLKHTLAWKEGDSIRLDFKPVVITRFQPEERKY from the coding sequence ATGGAATTCCATCGTCATGATGTTGTGATAGTGGGTGCTGGGCTGGCCGGGCTTTTTGCAGGCCTTTACACCAGCCGGGAGTTTGACACGGCTGTGGTGAGCAAGGTGTATCCCATCCGCTCCCATTCCGGAGCAGCCCAGGGAGGCTGTGCAGCCTCCTTGGGAAACATGATGGAAGACAGATGGGAATGGCACATGTACGACACGGTGCGGGGTAGCGACTACCTGGGGGATCAGGATGCCCAGGAGATCGTTTGCAGGGAGGCACCCCTTGTGATTTATGAATGCGAACATCTTGGGGTTCCCTTCTCTCGCACCCCCGAGGGAAAGATCTCCCAGAGGCCCTTTGGAGGGCATTTCAGCGACTTTGGCAAGGGACCCCAGAAAAGGGCTTGCCATGCGGCGGATCGCACCGGGCATGTGCAGCTTCATACCCTGTACGAGACCTGCGTAAAGCAGGATGTGCGATTTTACAGTGAGTTCTTTACCCTGCAACTCATCTTCGCGGAAAACGGAGCCTGTCGAGGGATAGTTGCCTGGGACCTGAGGCGAGGAGGGATGCATGTCTTCCATGCCAAGGCAGTGCTTCTGGCCACAGGAGGCTATGCCAGGGCCTGGAAGGTGACCTCCAATTCCCACGCAAATACCGGTGATGGCTTGAGCTTGGTGCTTAGGTCCGGGCTTCCCCTGGAGGACATGGAATTCGTCCAGTTCCATCCCACCGGTCTTTACCCATCGGGAATACTGGTGACAGAAGGGGCCAGGGGAGAAGGGGGCTATCTTCTCAACGACAAAGCAGAGAGGTTCATGGAGCGTTATGCTCCGCAAAAGATGGAGCTGGCGCCAAGGGACGTGGTCTCCAGGTCCATTCAAACGGAGATAGACGAGGGCAGAGGCATCGGGGGCAAGAACTTCGTGCACCTGGATGTGCGCCACCTGGGTGAGGCCAAGATAATGGAGGCCCTCCCCCAGATCCACGAGCTGGCTCTGAAGTTCACGGGAGTGGACTGCCTGAAGGAGCCCATTCCCATTCTTCCCACGGCCCATTATTCCATGGGTGGAATCCCCACAAACACGCAGACTCAAGTGCTCAAGAACAGCGCAGGCGATATCGTGGAAGGCCTCTTTGCAGCAGGGGAGTGCGCATGTGTTTCCACCCATGGGGCCAATCGGCTGGGCACCAACTCCACACTGGAATGCTGCGTGTTCGGAAGACGGGCCGGCATCTCCATGCTCAAGTACCTCAGGGAGGATCCCTGCCTGCCTGATCTTCCCCAGGATGCTGCAGATCAGTCCATAGAAAGGGTTGAGGGCCTCCTGGAGAGCAAGGGAAGCGAGTCCGCAGCACAGATCCGAGAGATTCTTCAAAGTACCATGACCGAAAAGATGGGCATCTTCAGACGGGAAGAAACCATGAAGGAGTGTCTGGCAAAAATAAAGGAACTCCAGGAGCGCTACAAGAAGATAGGCCTGCAGGACCGGGGCCGTGTGTTTAACACCGAGCTGATGGAAGCCATTGAGCTGGGCAGCATGCTGGACTTTGTGGAACCCATAGTTGTTGGGGCCATAGCGCGTAAGGAGAGCCGTGGGGCACACTTTCGGAAGGATTATCCCAAGAGAGACGACCAAAACTGGCTCAAGCACACCCTGGCCTGGAAAGAAGGGGATTCCATAAGGCTGGATTTCAAGCCTGTGGTGATCACCAGGTTCCAGCCAGAGGAGAGGAAATATTGA
- a CDS encoding zinc-dependent alcohol dehydrogenase family protein has protein sequence MRAMVIDKISSLVQEPDPLRLVELPMPEPGPKELLVEVSTCGVCHTELDEIEGRTPPASLPVVPGHQVVGRVKACGSKVRLFKPGDRVGIGWIHGSCGRCGHCRSGNENLCPEFRATGRDVNGGYAQYMVVGEEFAFKVPHVFSDSEAAPLLCAGAIGYRSLMLAQMKDGEALGLTGFGASAHLVLQMARYLYPRSRIYVFARSEKQREFALEMGATWAGDTLDMPPRPLDRIIDTTPAWLPVLEALARLAGGGRLVINAIRKEDRDKEVLKELDYVKHLWMEKEIKSVANVSRRDIREFLELAAQIPLRPQVQEFSLEQANLALRELKARKIRGAKVLCLKKTQDP, from the coding sequence ATGCGGGCCATGGTCATAGACAAGATAAGCAGCCTTGTCCAGGAGCCGGATCCCCTTAGGCTGGTGGAGCTCCCCATGCCCGAACCCGGGCCCAAGGAGCTGCTGGTGGAGGTCTCCACATGCGGGGTTTGCCACACCGAGCTGGACGAGATAGAAGGTCGCACTCCTCCTGCCAGCCTTCCGGTGGTGCCAGGGCACCAGGTAGTGGGCAGGGTGAAGGCTTGCGGCAGCAAAGTGAGGCTTTTCAAGCCTGGAGATAGGGTGGGCATAGGATGGATTCACGGCTCCTGCGGCCGCTGCGGGCACTGTAGATCAGGAAATGAAAACCTTTGCCCGGAATTCAGGGCCACAGGCAGGGATGTCAACGGGGGGTACGCTCAATACATGGTCGTGGGAGAAGAGTTTGCCTTCAAGGTGCCCCACGTGTTTTCTGACTCCGAGGCTGCCCCATTGCTCTGTGCCGGGGCCATTGGATACAGGTCCTTGATGCTGGCCCAGATGAAAGACGGGGAAGCCTTGGGACTCACTGGCTTCGGAGCCTCAGCCCACCTGGTGTTGCAGATGGCGCGTTATCTTTATCCCAGAAGCCGGATCTATGTCTTTGCCAGAAGTGAGAAGCAGAGGGAATTTGCCTTGGAAATGGGAGCAACCTGGGCAGGGGACACCCTCGACATGCCACCAAGGCCACTGGATCGCATCATAGACACCACCCCGGCCTGGCTGCCGGTCTTGGAGGCCCTGGCCAGACTGGCTGGAGGTGGCCGCCTGGTCATAAATGCCATCAGGAAGGAGGACAGGGACAAGGAAGTATTGAAGGAGCTGGACTATGTGAAGCACCTCTGGATGGAAAAGGAGATAAAGAGCGTGGCCAATGTCTCCAGAAGAGACATCAGAGAGTTCCTTGAGCTTGCAGCGCAGATCCCCCTGAGGCCTCAGGTGCAAGAATTCTCCCTGGAGCAGGCGAATCTTGCCCTCAGGGAACTAAAGGCGCGCAAGATCCGGGGGGCCAAGGTCCTGTGTCTCAAGAAAACCCAAGACCCATGA
- a CDS encoding TetR/AcrR family transcriptional regulator, which yields MQVESKVKDRQLIDEKRRQIIEGAIRVFKEKGYHKATVREIAEEAGIGLGSIYDYVKSKDDILYLFFENYCNSFYGKLKAQGPPCQDPLSRLESTFRAFVESAMELEDQVMLAYTQAKYVRADYLKIILQRESEIVEFFQRIIEEALDGAWGMDPFMEANFLVYSGVFGVIRRWILRPRYTRKQVIDYLVKAQAGGLIKRIRALRKG from the coding sequence GTGCAGGTGGAATCCAAGGTTAAGGACCGTCAGCTCATAGACGAGAAGCGAAGGCAAATCATAGAGGGGGCCATTAGGGTCTTCAAGGAGAAGGGCTACCACAAAGCCACGGTTAGGGAAATAGCCGAAGAGGCCGGCATAGGGCTTGGAAGCATCTATGACTATGTGAAGAGCAAAGACGATATTCTCTATCTCTTCTTCGAGAACTACTGCAACTCCTTTTATGGAAAGCTCAAGGCGCAGGGGCCTCCCTGCCAGGATCCCCTCTCGAGACTGGAGTCCACCTTCAGGGCATTTGTGGAAAGCGCCATGGAGTTGGAAGACCAGGTTATGTTGGCCTACACCCAGGCCAAGTACGTGAGGGCCGACTACCTAAAGATCATCCTCCAAAGGGAATCGGAGATCGTGGAGTTTTTCCAAAGGATCATCGAAGAAGCCCTGGATGGGGCCTGGGGCATGGATCCCTTCATGGAGGCCAATTTCCTTGTTTACAGTGGAGTCTTTGGGGTAATAAGGCGCTGGATTCTACGGCCGCGCTACACCCGCAAACAGGTAATAGACTACCTGGTCAAGGCCCAGGCAGGAGGGCTCATCAAGAGAATAAGGGCTCTCAGAAAGGGTTAG
- a CDS encoding GNAT family N-acetyltransferase yields MKQESSAIESQPGNGAQVHSLHKRRKRWSISVRPMEIDDLAQVFHLGEALFTAEEVPNLYRTWDEHEVIDLFHSDPELCLVAEEGDRMVGFAMGTTVTKSRSAWKYGHLVWLGVAPEFHGTGVAEKLFNALLDLMLESGVRILVVDTEADNKQALRFFKKMGFSHPQEHIYLAMNLDNMRQRLGGRKASAKGASKRDGQGKQ; encoded by the coding sequence ATGAAACAAGAATCCAGTGCAATTGAATCACAGCCTGGCAACGGGGCACAGGTGCATAGTCTGCACAAGAGGAGAAAAAGATGGTCCATAAGTGTCAGGCCCATGGAAATAGATGACCTGGCCCAGGTGTTCCATCTGGGGGAGGCTCTTTTCACTGCAGAAGAGGTTCCCAACCTTTATCGCACATGGGATGAACATGAGGTCATAGATCTTTTCCACAGCGATCCTGAATTATGCCTGGTGGCTGAAGAAGGGGATCGCATGGTGGGCTTTGCCATGGGGACCACGGTGACCAAGAGTCGCTCAGCTTGGAAGTACGGACACCTGGTCTGGCTGGGGGTTGCACCTGAGTTCCACGGCACAGGAGTTGCCGAAAAACTCTTCAATGCTCTCCTGGATCTCATGCTGGAAAGCGGGGTCAGGATCCTGGTTGTGGACACCGAGGCCGACAACAAGCAGGCCCTTCGTTTCTTCAAGAAGATGGGCTTCTCTCATCCCCAGGAGCATATTTACCTGGCCATGAACCTGGACAACATGCGCCAGCGCCTGGGTGGGAGAAAAGCTTCGGCCAAGGGAGCTTCCAAACGAGATGGCCAGGGCAAACAGTGA
- a CDS encoding fumarate hydratase, translating to MRQISVQKVTEVVSRLFMEANTDLGKDVLEALEKAREQEESPTAQEVLGELLENARIAKQEQVPMCQDTGLAVVFVELGQDVHLTGGYLYDAIQEGVRRGYKEGYLRKSACHPFTRVNTGDNTPAIIHLDLVPGDSLRILAVPKGGGSENMSRVVMLTPSVGKKGIMDYVVERVRESSSNPCPPVIVGVGIGGTFEKAAILAKKALLRPLGSSNPDPELNEMEEELLRRINDLGIGPQGYGGRTTALGVFIEMTPCHIASLPLAVNLQCHASRHKEAVI from the coding sequence ATGAGGCAGATAAGCGTGCAGAAGGTCACGGAAGTGGTGAGCCGTTTGTTTATGGAGGCTAACACCGATCTGGGAAAAGACGTGCTGGAGGCCCTCGAAAAGGCCAGGGAACAAGAGGAATCTCCCACAGCACAGGAAGTGCTGGGGGAGCTTTTGGAGAATGCCAGGATAGCCAAGCAGGAGCAGGTTCCCATGTGCCAGGATACGGGCCTGGCTGTGGTCTTTGTGGAATTGGGCCAGGATGTGCACCTGACAGGAGGATATCTTTACGATGCCATTCAGGAAGGGGTGAGAAGGGGATACAAAGAAGGCTATCTTCGCAAGTCGGCCTGTCATCCCTTTACCAGGGTAAACACCGGTGACAACACTCCGGCCATCATTCACCTGGATCTGGTACCAGGGGACAGTCTCAGGATACTGGCCGTGCCCAAGGGAGGAGGCAGCGAGAACATGAGCCGCGTTGTCATGCTTACTCCATCTGTGGGCAAGAAGGGAATCATGGATTATGTGGTGGAGAGGGTCAGGGAGTCCAGTTCCAATCCTTGTCCTCCGGTCATAGTGGGTGTGGGCATAGGGGGCACCTTTGAAAAGGCCGCCATTTTGGCCAAGAAGGCGTTGCTGAGGCCTCTTGGGTCTTCCAACCCAGATCCCGAGTTGAACGAGATGGAAGAGGAGTTGCTCCGTAGGATAAATGACCTGGGCATCGGACCCCAGGGATATGGAGGCAGAACCACGGCCTTGGGAGTGTTCATAGAGATGACCCCATGCCACATAGCCAGCCTGCCTTTGGCGGTGAACCTCCAGTGCCATGCCTCACGCCACAAGGAGGCGGTCATCTGA
- a CDS encoding succinate dehydrogenase iron-sulfur subunit: MIRTFRIFRFDPEKDQEPSYREYQVECPKGSTVLDALNEIKWRQDGTLSYRRSCRHGICGSCAMTINGKNNLACESQVETLKGVIWVEPLRSFPIIKDLIVDMEPFYERLKAVKPYFIAGTPPTDKERLQSPEQRKLLDGSYECILCGCCTSSCPSYWADKDFLGPAALLKAYRFVFDSRDEGTQERLVILDNKHGLWRCHTIFNCAEACPKGLNPTWAIGKLKQKVIREKF; the protein is encoded by the coding sequence ATGATTAGAACATTCAGGATCTTCAGATTCGACCCCGAGAAGGACCAGGAGCCTAGCTACAGGGAATATCAAGTGGAATGCCCCAAGGGCTCCACGGTTCTGGACGCCCTCAATGAGATCAAGTGGCGCCAAGACGGTACCCTCTCTTACAGGCGCTCCTGCAGACACGGCATATGCGGTTCCTGCGCCATGACCATAAACGGCAAGAACAATTTGGCCTGCGAGTCGCAGGTGGAGACCCTCAAGGGAGTGATTTGGGTGGAGCCCCTGAGGTCTTTCCCCATCATCAAAGACCTAATAGTGGACATGGAGCCTTTTTACGAGAGGTTGAAGGCCGTGAAGCCGTATTTCATTGCAGGCACTCCTCCCACGGACAAGGAGCGGCTTCAAAGCCCTGAACAGAGGAAGCTCTTGGATGGTTCCTATGAATGCATCCTTTGCGGCTGCTGTACTTCCTCTTGTCCTTCCTACTGGGCGGACAAGGATTTCCTGGGCCCCGCAGCACTTCTTAAGGCGTACAGGTTTGTATTTGATTCCAGGGACGAGGGCACCCAGGAGAGGCTTGTGATATTGGACAACAAGCATGGGCTTTGGAGATGTCACACCATATTCAACTGTGCAGAGGCCTGTCCCAAGGGCCTGAACCCCACTTGGGCCATAGGGAAGCTGAAACAGAAGGTCATAAGGGAGAAGTTCTAA
- a CDS encoding DUF1848 domain-containing protein translates to MQIISASRRTDIPAFYMQWFMIRVEEGFAYYPNPFGMTLQRVSLLPTDVHSIVFWSKHYGPLLANLGKLLDKGYCMCFHYTINNAPRLLEPHSPPWELSVKIFGELALATSPKQVFWRFDPIVLTKELDHRFYLNRFREIGSKLQGLTERCYFSFVNLYGKTKSKMLKKGISWIQPSLQEKRELAGAMAELARDWGMKLLACCQEDLLGDGIQGARCIDGELLSELFPDKPPALDPGSTRPGCGCSKSRDIGMYDTCPMGCVYCYAYQSRQQALNHFKKHDPMGWTLVDMYRGNQRVPQHVTLK, encoded by the coding sequence ATGCAGATCATCTCGGCAAGCAGAAGGACCGACATCCCTGCCTTTTACATGCAATGGTTCATGATAAGGGTGGAGGAGGGCTTTGCCTACTATCCCAACCCCTTTGGCATGACCCTTCAGCGGGTATCTTTGCTTCCCACGGACGTGCACAGTATAGTGTTTTGGTCCAAGCATTACGGACCTCTCCTGGCAAATCTGGGGAAATTGCTGGATAAGGGCTACTGCATGTGTTTCCATTACACCATAAACAATGCCCCCCGCCTCCTGGAGCCCCACAGTCCTCCTTGGGAACTCTCGGTAAAGATCTTTGGGGAACTTGCCCTGGCAACCAGTCCCAAACAAGTCTTCTGGAGATTTGACCCCATAGTCCTCACAAAAGAGCTTGACCACCGTTTTTACCTGAATCGCTTCAGGGAAATCGGGAGTAAGCTTCAAGGACTCACCGAACGCTGCTATTTCAGCTTCGTGAACCTCTATGGTAAGACCAAGAGCAAGATGCTGAAAAAAGGCATTTCCTGGATACAACCTTCCTTGCAGGAAAAAAGGGAGCTGGCTGGGGCCATGGCCGAGCTGGCAAGAGACTGGGGCATGAAGCTCCTGGCCTGCTGCCAGGAAGATCTCCTGGGTGACGGGATCCAGGGGGCCAGATGTATAGACGGGGAGCTTCTCTCAGAGCTTTTCCCAGATAAGCCTCCAGCACTGGACCCAGGATCTACAAGGCCAGGCTGCGGCTGCAGCAAAAGCCGCGACATAGGCATGTACGACACATGCCCCATGGGATGCGTGTACTGCTATGCCTATCAGAGCAGGCAGCAGGCCTTGAATCATTTCAAGAAACATGACCCTATGGGCTGGACCCTGGTTGATATGTACAGAGGAAATCAAAGAGTTCCACAACACGTTACGCTGAAATAG
- the sdhC gene encoding succinate dehydrogenase, cytochrome b556 subunit: protein MRYRWDLGFVAWLLMRISGVLIVIFLLVHLFVLSHLGLGKEAFEGFLFVRLADQPLNKLLELGLIGCLLFHGLNGIRICLVDFVSGGVFVQKKLFWAAMGVGAAIFVAAAIPIISHL from the coding sequence ATGCGCTATCGTTGGGACTTGGGATTTGTGGCTTGGCTCCTTATGCGCATCTCTGGGGTGCTCATAGTGATCTTTCTTTTGGTGCACCTTTTTGTTCTTAGCCACCTGGGACTGGGCAAGGAGGCTTTCGAGGGATTTTTGTTTGTGAGGCTTGCCGATCAGCCTCTTAACAAGCTCCTGGAGTTGGGTCTCATAGGCTGTCTGCTCTTCCATGGTTTAAACGGTATTCGTATCTGTCTGGTGGATTTTGTTTCAGGTGGGGTCTTTGTCCAAAAGAAACTCTTCTGGGCGGCTATGGGGGTTGGAGCTGCCATATTCGTGGCAGCAGCAATTCCCATAATCTCCCATTTGTGA
- the radC gene encoding DNA repair protein RadC yields the protein MGQRARNSKLEGHRERLRQKFLDRGIEALTDEELLELLLTLGTPRRDCKPMARAAIKRFGSLRHVLEAPSEQLLEIPGVGPRNSLALKLVHGVARRFLEDRLEGMPYKLGSSQEVFEYLYHSMRDLKREVFKVLFLDSQNRILKVEDMFQGTINTSAVYPREVIRRALEVHAAAMVTVHNHPSGDPKPSQDDIRITRDLVMAARVMGMRLLDHLIIGEGTYSSLAELGHIERFQEELDRKGFYPH from the coding sequence ATGGGGCAACGAGCAAGGAACTCAAAACTGGAAGGGCACAGAGAGAGGCTCAGACAGAAGTTTCTGGATCGAGGTATTGAAGCCCTCACTGATGAGGAGCTTCTGGAACTTCTGCTTACTCTCGGCACACCCAGGCGAGATTGTAAGCCCATGGCCCGGGCGGCCATAAAAAGATTCGGAAGCCTGAGGCATGTACTTGAGGCCCCCTCCGAACAGTTGCTCGAGATTCCTGGTGTAGGTCCTCGCAATTCCCTGGCCCTCAAACTGGTGCATGGTGTGGCCAGGAGATTCCTGGAGGACAGGCTGGAGGGCATGCCGTACAAGCTGGGATCTTCCCAAGAGGTCTTCGAATACCTGTACCACAGCATGAGGGACCTAAAAAGGGAGGTTTTCAAGGTCCTCTTTCTGGACAGCCAAAACCGTATTCTGAAAGTGGAGGATATGTTCCAGGGCACCATCAACACCAGCGCAGTGTACCCCAGGGAAGTGATCCGGAGGGCCTTGGAGGTGCATGCAGCAGCCATGGTGACGGTTCACAATCATCCCTCAGGAGATCCCAAACCATCCCAGGATGATATTCGCATAACCAGGGATCTTGTCATGGCCGCACGGGTGATGGGCATGAGGCTCTTGGATCATCTCATAATAGGTGAGGGAACGTACAGCAGTCTGGCAGAGCTGGGTCACATAGAACGTTTCCAGGAAGAACTGGACCGAAAGGGTTTTTACCCGCATTGA
- a CDS encoding transglutaminase-like domain-containing protein, which produces MQEDLRIYLEPTPILDSCDPELAILAQEVTCKAFDPTDKAVRLYYWVRDNIWYDPYVPFYKPEHYRASRVLKLKRGYCVSKASLLCAMGRACGIPSRLGFADVRNHLATRQLIEWMGTDLFVYHGFTEFHLEGKWVKATPAFNKELCEKHRVEPLEFDGRHDSIFQPYNSEQKRFMEYVAFHGSFQDVPVQRIVRAWEEAYGKQRVQGWIRLMEMAEGSLPRDFYTEEVIKT; this is translated from the coding sequence ATGCAAGAGGATTTGAGAATTTATCTGGAGCCCACCCCAATCCTGGATAGCTGTGATCCTGAGCTGGCAATCTTGGCCCAGGAGGTGACCTGCAAGGCCTTTGATCCCACTGACAAGGCCGTCAGGCTCTATTACTGGGTGAGGGACAATATCTGGTACGATCCATATGTTCCTTTTTACAAGCCTGAGCATTACAGGGCCAGCCGCGTGCTAAAGCTCAAGAGAGGTTACTGCGTGAGCAAGGCCTCCTTGCTTTGCGCTATGGGAAGGGCCTGTGGGATCCCCTCCAGGCTGGGATTTGCCGATGTCAGGAATCATCTGGCCACTCGCCAGCTCATAGAGTGGATGGGCACGGACCTATTTGTTTACCACGGCTTCACGGAGTTTCACTTGGAGGGCAAGTGGGTGAAGGCCACCCCGGCCTTCAACAAGGAGCTTTGTGAGAAGCACAGAGTTGAACCCCTGGAGTTTGACGGCAGGCATGACTCCATATTCCAGCCCTACAACTCAGAGCAAAAAAGGTTCATGGAATATGTGGCCTTCCACGGAAGCTTCCAGGACGTGCCTGTACAAAGGATAGTCAGGGCTTGGGAAGAGGCCTACGGAAAACAAAGGGTGCAGGGCTGGATCCGCCTGATGGAAATGGCAGAGGGTTCCCTACCCAGAGATTTTTACACAGAGGAAGTGATCAAGACTTGA
- the sdhD gene encoding succinate dehydrogenase, hydrophobic membrane anchor protein — protein sequence MRADQGIQSGGAIHWFLQRVTGICLVVLIAVHTFIAHYTVPQGGLSYEWVASRMAYPLWKLFYIFFLLLCIYHGLNGIWMITQDYVHRGGWRAAILGALLMLGLLMASLGGLTIIPFGVKA from the coding sequence ATGAGGGCTGATCAGGGAATCCAGAGCGGGGGTGCCATCCACTGGTTCCTGCAAAGGGTGACTGGAATATGTCTGGTGGTACTCATAGCAGTCCATACGTTCATCGCGCACTACACGGTCCCCCAGGGTGGGTTGAGCTACGAGTGGGTGGCCAGCAGGATGGCTTATCCCCTCTGGAAGCTCTTTTACATTTTCTTTCTCCTTCTGTGCATATATCACGGACTAAACGGCATCTGGATGATAACCCAGGACTATGTGCACAGGGGAGGCTGGCGGGCGGCCATCCTGGGAGCTCTTCTCATGCTGGGGCTTCTCATGGCCAGTCTCGGGGGACTAACCATAATTCCTTTTGGGGTGAAGGCCTAA
- a CDS encoding M20/M25/M40 family metallo-hydrolase: protein MRLPLIQPARLKRLLRRMVDIYSPSGKEEEILDFLWSYCRRRGLPVLRQEVDERRYNLLLVPPDREPKLALVGHLDTVAAYDLDRFGFEQRGQRAWGLGTADMKGGCAAMLEAFTVVWEQMGSRAAACVLLVVGEEEEGDGARVLVEDFHCPWALIGEPTELKACLGQYGYLEMQLSTQGKRVHASLARQVQSPVEAMLEIISGLTRHLGEKRPEVVYNIRDLFSSPCGFAVPERCEAWLDFHMPPELPAGSLMAELEDMISRLKEELKLEALVRFTTVHGGYRVVERGPVLEALKNICQRQGIPWEPGPFPSHSDASLLWGAGIQTILLGPGSLEQAHSPQEWVYLEQVHKAAEIYLELMRAISA, encoded by the coding sequence ATGAGGTTGCCGCTTATTCAGCCTGCTCGCCTCAAAAGATTGCTGCGCCGCATGGTAGACATCTATAGCCCCTCGGGGAAGGAGGAGGAAATTCTGGATTTTCTCTGGAGCTATTGCCGAAGGCGGGGGCTTCCGGTGCTGAGGCAAGAGGTGGACGAGCGCAGGTACAACTTGCTTCTGGTGCCTCCTGACCGTGAACCCAAGCTGGCCCTGGTGGGGCATCTGGACACTGTGGCAGCCTACGATCTGGATCGGTTCGGCTTCGAACAAAGGGGACAGAGGGCCTGGGGGCTGGGCACAGCCGACATGAAGGGCGGGTGTGCAGCCATGTTGGAGGCCTTCACCGTTGTATGGGAACAGATGGGGAGTCGGGCCGCTGCGTGTGTGTTGCTGGTGGTGGGGGAGGAGGAAGAAGGCGACGGGGCACGGGTTCTTGTGGAGGACTTCCATTGCCCCTGGGCCCTCATAGGCGAGCCCACTGAGCTCAAGGCCTGCCTGGGTCAGTACGGTTATTTGGAGATGCAGCTTTCCACCCAAGGCAAAAGGGTCCATGCCTCCCTGGCCCGTCAGGTGCAAAGTCCTGTGGAGGCCATGTTGGAAATCATCTCCGGCCTGACCAGACACCTGGGGGAGAAAAGGCCTGAGGTGGTATACAACATAAGGGACCTTTTCAGTTCTCCGTGCGGGTTTGCAGTGCCTGAGCGCTGTGAGGCATGGCTGGACTTTCACATGCCTCCGGAGCTGCCAGCTGGCAGTCTCATGGCCGAGCTGGAAGACATGATCTCTAGGCTTAAGGAAGAGCTCAAATTAGAAGCCTTGGTACGTTTCACCACGGTGCACGGGGGATACAGGGTGGTGGAGAGGGGCCCTGTGCTGGAGGCTCTCAAAAACATCTGCCAGAGGCAGGGCATACCATGGGAGCCTGGACCCTTCCCCAGCCACTCGGATGCCAGCCTGCTTTGGGGAGCCGGCATTCAAACCATTCTTCTGGGGCCTGGTAGCCTGGAGCAGGCACATTCCCCTCAAGAGTGGGTCTATCTGGAGCAAGTACATAAAGCTGCAGAAATTTACCTGGAGCTCATGCGGGCTATTTCAGCGTAA